One genomic segment of Longimicrobium sp. includes these proteins:
- the gmd gene encoding GDP-mannose 4,6-dehydratase — protein MKTALITGITGQDGSYLAELLLEKGYKVYGLVRRSSTVTFERIQHIQDRIEFLSGDLTDQNSLYYALEQSRPDEVYNLAAQSFVQTSWTQPVLTGDVTALGVTRMLEAIRIFDRKIRFYQASSSEMFGKVQEVPQVESTPFYPRSPYGVAKVYGHWATVNYRESYDIFAVSGILFNHESPRRGLEFVTRKVTDAAARIKHGLDDKLRLGNLDARRDWGFAGDYVKAMWLMLQQEEPRDYVVATGETYSVQDLVSTAFEHAGLDWREHVVLDERFVRPAEVDLLIGSPAKAKAEMGWEPEVGFRQLVTMMVDADLERLARR, from the coding sequence ATGAAAACCGCGCTCATCACGGGCATCACCGGCCAGGACGGCTCCTATCTCGCCGAGCTCCTCCTGGAGAAGGGATACAAGGTATACGGGCTCGTCCGCCGCAGCTCCACCGTCACCTTCGAGCGGATCCAGCACATCCAGGACCGCATCGAGTTCCTCTCCGGCGACCTGACCGACCAGAACTCGCTCTACTACGCGCTGGAGCAGTCGCGGCCGGACGAGGTGTACAACCTGGCCGCGCAGTCGTTCGTGCAGACTTCGTGGACGCAGCCCGTGCTCACCGGCGACGTCACGGCGCTGGGCGTTACGCGGATGCTGGAGGCGATCCGCATCTTCGACCGCAAGATCCGCTTCTACCAGGCGTCGTCCAGCGAGATGTTCGGCAAGGTGCAGGAGGTGCCGCAGGTGGAGAGCACGCCCTTCTACCCGCGCTCGCCGTACGGCGTGGCCAAGGTGTACGGGCACTGGGCCACCGTCAACTACCGCGAGAGCTACGACATCTTCGCGGTGAGCGGCATCCTGTTCAACCACGAGTCGCCGCGGCGCGGGCTGGAGTTCGTTACGCGCAAGGTGACCGATGCCGCCGCCCGCATCAAGCACGGCCTGGACGACAAGCTGCGCCTTGGCAACCTGGACGCCCGGCGCGACTGGGGCTTCGCCGGCGACTACGTGAAGGCGATGTGGCTGATGCTGCAGCAGGAAGAGCCGCGAGACTACGTGGTGGCCACCGGCGAGACGTACTCGGTGCAGGACCTGGTCTCCACCGCCTTCGAGCACGCGGGGCTGGACTGGCGCGAGCACGTGGTGCTGGACGAGCGCTTCGTGCGCCCCGCCGAGGTGGACCTGCTCATCGGCAGCCCCGCCAAGGCGAAGGCGGAGATGGGGTGGGAGCCGGAGGTCGGGTTCCGCCAGCTCGTGACGATGATGGTGGACGCGGACCTGGAGCGGCTGGCGCGCCGGTGA
- the rpmB gene encoding 50S ribosomal protein L28 produces MAFCAVCGKGPRSGNNVSHANNKTKRVWRPNLQPARIVTENGNKRVRVCTACISAGKIRKAG; encoded by the coding sequence ATGGCTTTCTGTGCCGTCTGCGGGAAGGGCCCGCGCAGCGGGAACAACGTCAGCCACGCGAACAACAAGACCAAGCGTGTCTGGCGGCCGAACCTCCAGCCCGCTCGCATCGTGACGGAGAACGGCAACAAGCGTGTGCGTGTCTGCACCGCGTGCATCTCCGCCGGCAAGATCCGCAAGGCGGGCTGA
- the rplQ gene encoding 50S ribosomal protein L17: MRHGSKGKQLGRTAEHRTATLRNMATSLFRHGRIQTTTAKAKELRPFAERLITLARRGDLHSIRMAGRQIQDREVLSQLFKEIGPRFAERNGGYTRVLKTGFRQGDGAETALIELVDRG, from the coding sequence ATGAGACACGGAAGCAAGGGGAAGCAGCTCGGGCGTACGGCGGAGCACCGTACGGCGACGCTGCGGAACATGGCCACCAGCCTGTTCCGCCACGGCCGCATCCAGACGACGACGGCCAAGGCGAAGGAGCTGCGTCCGTTCGCGGAGCGGCTGATCACGCTCGCGCGGCGGGGCGACCTGCACTCGATCCGCATGGCGGGCCGGCAGATCCAGGACCGCGAGGTGCTGTCGCAGCTGTTCAAGGAGATCGGTCCGCGTTTCGCGGAGCGCAACGGTGGCTACACCCGCGTGCTCAAGACCGGCTTCCGCCAGGGCGACGGCGCCGAGACCGCGCTGATCGAGCTGGTCGATCGCGGCTGA
- a CDS encoding DNA-directed RNA polymerase subunit alpha: MELDLSGLQMPNLPELPREGQIVLRPLERGFGHTMGNTMRRILLSSLRGSAVWAFRADGVLHEHQTIAGVVEDVHQVIRNLKALVLRMAEDTDEAVLELRATQAGPVTARAITPHPSVEVINLDHHILELQDDRDLRIELYVNKGRGFVLAELHPIPRGMPADLVRVDAVYNPVTRANFVVEETRVGQRTDFDRLVLEVETNGAIDVRSAVQYAARLAIEHLAFLAGGTPEWRMDRSWGEGSGMGAAVPAGRSPVPGKLQELLNRPIEDLTELSVRSRNSLQKENIHTVKDLVQRSEQQMLAIDNFGKKSLQEISDFLAGHGLRFGQELDQSDDGTLMWVVRDLNGGDATDTNRAGADGTEQG, translated from the coding sequence GTGGAACTCGATCTTAGCGGCCTGCAGATGCCCAATCTGCCAGAGCTTCCGCGGGAAGGGCAGATCGTGCTTCGCCCGCTGGAGCGCGGCTTCGGGCACACGATGGGCAACACCATGCGGCGCATCCTGCTGTCGAGCCTGCGCGGCTCGGCGGTGTGGGCGTTCCGGGCGGACGGGGTGCTCCACGAGCACCAGACGATCGCCGGGGTGGTGGAAGACGTCCACCAGGTGATCCGCAACCTGAAGGCGCTGGTCCTGCGCATGGCGGAAGACACGGACGAGGCGGTGCTGGAGCTGCGTGCTACGCAGGCCGGCCCGGTGACGGCGCGAGCCATCACCCCGCACCCGTCGGTGGAGGTCATCAACTTGGACCACCACATCCTCGAGCTGCAGGACGACCGCGACCTGCGCATCGAGCTGTACGTGAACAAGGGGCGCGGCTTCGTGCTCGCCGAGCTCCACCCCATTCCGCGCGGCATGCCGGCGGACCTGGTGCGGGTGGACGCGGTGTACAACCCGGTGACGCGCGCCAACTTCGTGGTCGAGGAGACGCGCGTGGGCCAGCGCACCGACTTCGACCGCCTGGTGCTCGAAGTGGAGACCAACGGGGCGATCGACGTGCGGAGCGCGGTGCAGTACGCGGCGCGCCTCGCCATCGAGCACCTGGCCTTCCTGGCCGGGGGCACGCCCGAGTGGCGGATGGACCGCAGCTGGGGCGAGGGTTCGGGGATGGGCGCGGCGGTTCCCGCCGGGCGCTCGCCGGTGCCGGGGAAGCTCCAGGAGCTCCTCAACCGCCCCATCGAAGACCTTACCGAGCTCTCCGTGCGCAGCCGCAACTCGCTGCAGAAGGAGAACATCCACACGGTCAAGGACCTGGTGCAGCGCAGCGAGCAGCAGATGCTGGCGATCGACAACTTCGGCAAGAAGTCGCTCCAGGAGATCAGCGACTTCCTGGCCGGCCACGGGCTGCGCTTCGGGCAGGAGCTGGACCAGTCCGACGACGGCACGCTGATGTGGGTCGTCCGCGACCTTAACGGCGGCGACGCCACCGACACGAACCGGGCCGGCGCCGACGGCACCGAGCAAGGATGA
- the rpsD gene encoding 30S ribosomal protein S4 has protein sequence MARYTGPSCRLCRREGQKLFLKGTKCFTEKCPVERRPYAPGQHGQTGGGRRKKASEYAHQLREKQKVKRIYGVAERPFRNLFEKAAHAKGVTGENLLVGLESRLDNILYRMGFASTRKEARQLITHGHVQVNGHKLDIASAQVHPGDEVRIAPKSKDILPVQASLAAKTKPNTVNWLAVDEGSRTGRMVSRPTRAEIPLAVQEQLIVELYSK, from the coding sequence ATGGCTCGTTACACCGGGCCTTCGTGCCGGCTTTGCCGCCGCGAAGGGCAGAAGCTGTTCCTCAAGGGCACCAAGTGCTTCACCGAGAAGTGCCCGGTGGAGCGCCGTCCGTACGCCCCCGGCCAGCACGGCCAGACGGGCGGCGGGCGACGCAAGAAGGCCTCCGAGTACGCGCACCAGCTTCGCGAGAAGCAGAAGGTGAAGCGCATCTACGGCGTGGCCGAGCGTCCGTTCCGCAACCTGTTCGAGAAGGCCGCCCACGCCAAGGGCGTCACGGGCGAGAACCTCCTCGTGGGGCTCGAGAGCCGGCTGGACAACATCCTCTACCGGATGGGCTTCGCGTCCACCCGCAAGGAAGCCCGCCAGCTCATCACCCACGGGCACGTGCAGGTGAACGGCCACAAGCTGGACATCGCCTCCGCCCAGGTGCATCCGGGCGACGAGGTGCGGATCGCTCCCAAGAGCAAGGACATCCTGCCGGTGCAGGCGTCGCTCGCCGCCAAGACCAAGCCGAACACGGTGAACTGGCTGGCGGTGGACGAGGGCTCGCGCACCGGGCGCATGGTGTCGCGCCCCACCCGCGCGGAGATCCCGCTCGCGGTGCAGGAGCAGCTCATCGTCGAGCTCTACAGCAAGTAA
- the rpsK gene encoding 30S ribosomal protein S11, with protein MAKPKTAGRPKAKRNVEAEGVAHVKATFNNTLVTISDMAGNSVVWGSAGKAGFKGSKKSTPFAATVAAEQAAREALSLGMKRVHVRVQGPGSGRESAIQALAASGLGIRSIRDVTPIPHNGCRPPKKRRV; from the coding sequence ATGGCAAAGCCGAAGACGGCGGGGCGCCCCAAGGCCAAGCGCAACGTCGAAGCGGAAGGAGTCGCCCACGTCAAGGCGACGTTCAACAACACCCTCGTCACCATCTCCGACATGGCAGGCAACTCCGTCGTGTGGGGGAGCGCCGGCAAGGCGGGGTTCAAGGGCTCCAAGAAGAGCACGCCCTTCGCCGCCACCGTGGCCGCCGAGCAGGCCGCCCGCGAGGCGCTGTCGCTGGGGATGAAGCGCGTGCACGTGCGCGTGCAGGGCCCCGGCAGCGGCCGCGAGTCCGCCATCCAGGCGCTCGCCGCCAGCGGGCTGGGCATCCGGTCGATCCGCGACGTCACGCCGATTCCGCACAACGGCTGCCGGCCGCCCAAGAAGCGCCGCGTGTAA
- the rpsM gene encoding 30S ribosomal protein S13 produces the protein MARIAGVDLPREKRAEIGLTYIFGIGRTLSKRILGEAGVNPDTRVHALSEDDVNRIRRVIDATYRVEGALRSEISRNIKRLMDIGSYRGLRHRRGLPVRGQRTHTNARTKKGPRRAIAGKKKPGKK, from the coding sequence GTGGCCCGTATTGCCGGCGTCGATCTTCCCCGCGAGAAGCGGGCTGAGATCGGCCTCACGTACATTTTCGGGATCGGCCGCACCTTGTCGAAGAGGATTCTCGGCGAGGCGGGGGTCAACCCGGACACGCGCGTCCACGCCCTCAGCGAGGACGACGTCAACCGGATCCGCCGCGTCATCGACGCGACGTACCGGGTGGAAGGCGCGCTGCGCTCCGAGATCTCGCGCAACATCAAGCGCCTGATGGACATCGGCTCGTACCGCGGCCTGCGCCACCGCCGCGGGCTGCCCGTCCGCGGCCAGCGCACGCACACCAACGCGCGCACCAAGAAGGGTCCCCGCCGCGCCATCGCGGGGAAGAAGAAGCCCGGCAAGAAGTAA
- the rpmJ gene encoding 50S ribosomal protein L36, with amino-acid sequence MKVRASVKPICEHCKVIRRRGVVRVICKKNPRHKQRQG; translated from the coding sequence ATGAAGGTCCGCGCGAGCGTCAAGCCCATCTGCGAGCACTGCAAAGTGATCCGCCGGCGTGGGGTTGTCCGCGTCATCTGCAAGAAGAACCCGCGCCACAAGCAGCGGCAGGGTTAA
- the map gene encoding type I methionyl aminopeptidase codes for MIHLKTASEIDAIARGGAVLAALYRELPSKLEPGVTTADLDRWAEGFIRGHAGAEPAFKGLYGFPATLCISVNHEVVHGIPSVRRKLVEGDLVSVDCGVKLDGFYADAAVTLPVGEPAPEAKQLVELTRDALYRGIAEARPGNRLGDVGAAIQEVADRQGYGVVRELVGHGLGRSPHEEPQVPNFGKRGKGMKLVEGLVIAIEPMFNLGTAGVRTLPDRWTVVTADRKVSAHWEHTVAVTAEGPRILTA; via the coding sequence GTGATCCACCTCAAGACGGCGTCCGAGATCGACGCGATCGCCCGCGGCGGGGCGGTGCTGGCGGCGCTGTACCGGGAGCTCCCCTCCAAGTTGGAGCCGGGGGTGACCACGGCCGACCTGGACCGCTGGGCCGAGGGGTTCATCCGCGGCCACGCGGGAGCCGAGCCGGCGTTCAAGGGGCTGTACGGTTTCCCCGCGACGCTGTGCATCTCGGTGAACCACGAGGTGGTGCACGGCATCCCCTCGGTGCGCCGCAAGCTGGTGGAGGGGGACCTGGTGTCGGTGGACTGCGGCGTCAAGCTGGACGGCTTCTACGCCGACGCCGCCGTCACGCTCCCCGTGGGCGAGCCCGCGCCGGAGGCGAAGCAGCTGGTGGAGCTCACCCGCGACGCCCTCTACAGGGGGATCGCGGAAGCCCGCCCGGGAAACCGGCTGGGCGACGTGGGCGCCGCCATCCAGGAGGTGGCGGACCGCCAGGGGTACGGCGTGGTCCGCGAGCTGGTGGGCCACGGCCTGGGCCGCAGCCCGCACGAGGAGCCGCAGGTTCCCAACTTCGGGAAGCGCGGCAAGGGGATGAAGCTGGTGGAGGGGCTGGTGATCGCCATCGAGCCCATGTTCAACCTGGGCACCGCCGGCGTCCGCACCCTCCCCGACCGCTGGACCGTGGTGACCGCCGACCGCAAGGTCTCCGCGCACTGGGAGCATACGGTGGCGGTGACGGCGGAGGGGCCGAGGATTTTGACGGCGTAG
- a CDS encoding adenylate kinase, whose protein sequence is MDLILLGAPGAGKGTQGALLAERMGVPKIATGDMLRDALRQGTTLGQEAKRYMDAGELVPDTVVLGLVREALTRPEAKTGAIFDGYPRNVAQGESLAGLLDEIGRRIDAVVYIDVPEEVIVRRMSGRRTDPETGAVYHLEHAPPPAEIAGRLVQRPDDQEETVRNRLAIYRQTTAPLVAFYESAGVPVHHVDGTRQIEQVQGEIMELLGR, encoded by the coding sequence ATGGATCTGATTCTCCTCGGCGCCCCGGGTGCCGGCAAAGGTACCCAGGGCGCGCTGCTCGCCGAGCGGATGGGCGTGCCCAAGATCGCCACCGGCGACATGCTGCGCGACGCGCTCCGCCAGGGCACCACGCTGGGGCAGGAGGCCAAGCGCTACATGGACGCCGGCGAGCTGGTGCCGGACACGGTGGTGCTGGGACTGGTGCGCGAGGCGCTCACCCGGCCCGAGGCGAAGACGGGGGCCATCTTCGACGGCTACCCGCGCAACGTGGCGCAGGGCGAGTCGCTGGCCGGGCTGCTGGACGAGATCGGGCGCCGCATCGACGCGGTGGTCTACATCGACGTCCCGGAGGAGGTGATCGTGCGCCGCATGAGCGGGCGCCGCACCGACCCGGAGACGGGCGCCGTGTACCACCTGGAGCACGCGCCGCCCCCGGCCGAGATCGCCGGGCGGCTGGTGCAGCGGCCGGACGACCAGGAGGAGACGGTGCGCAACCGCCTGGCCATCTACCGCCAGACCACGGCGCCGCTGGTGGCCTTCTACGAAAGCGCGGGCGTGCCCGTGCACCACGTGGACGGCACCCGGCAGATCGAGCAGGTGCAGGGCGAGATCATGGAGCTGCTGGGGCGGTGA
- the secY gene encoding preprotein translocase subunit SecY, whose amino-acid sequence MSNPVANLFRIPELKEKILFTLICLAVYRTGAHVTAPGIDVNALAAYVGQLQGTAFGIYDMFVGGGLSRATVFALGIMPYISASIMFQLLATVVPSVEKMQKEGEEGRKKLTQYTRYATVVLATFQAYGYAVFVESVPGGVVYPGWGFRLSMILTLVTGAVFIMWLGEQITERGIGNGMSLMIFFSIVEGIPSALYETGRLVSLGQVRPVAILVLVALMLATISATVALTMAQRKVPVQIPQKVMGRGRIRQGQKSFIPLRLNMAGVMPIIFAQSIMIVPATMAQFWPNVGPMRALADVFAVNTWPYHLAFALLIIFFTYFYTAIIYNPVDIAENLKKQGAFVPGIKPGANTAKYIDRVMTRISLPGALFLAAIAIIPAVILHSLGVTGLNRVLGGTGLLIVVGVALDTVQQMQQHLLLRRYDGFMKKGRVKFRGRQQRFI is encoded by the coding sequence ATGTCGAATCCCGTCGCGAACCTTTTCCGGATTCCGGAGCTGAAGGAGAAGATCCTCTTCACGCTCATCTGCCTGGCGGTGTACCGCACGGGCGCGCACGTCACGGCTCCGGGGATCGACGTCAACGCCCTCGCGGCGTACGTCGGGCAGCTCCAGGGGACCGCGTTCGGGATCTACGACATGTTCGTCGGGGGCGGGCTCTCGCGCGCCACGGTGTTCGCCCTCGGCATCATGCCGTATATCTCGGCCAGCATCATGTTCCAGCTGCTGGCCACCGTAGTGCCCTCCGTGGAGAAGATGCAGAAGGAGGGTGAGGAGGGGCGCAAGAAGCTGACGCAGTACACCCGCTATGCCACCGTGGTGCTGGCGACGTTCCAGGCCTACGGCTACGCCGTGTTCGTGGAGTCGGTGCCGGGCGGCGTGGTGTACCCGGGGTGGGGCTTCCGCCTGTCGATGATCCTGACGCTCGTTACGGGCGCCGTGTTCATCATGTGGCTGGGCGAGCAGATCACCGAGCGGGGGATCGGCAACGGGATGAGCCTGATGATCTTCTTCTCGATCGTCGAGGGGATCCCGTCGGCGTTGTACGAGACGGGGCGGCTGGTGAGCCTGGGCCAGGTGCGCCCGGTGGCGATCCTGGTGCTGGTGGCGCTGATGCTGGCCACCATCTCGGCGACGGTGGCGCTCACCATGGCGCAGCGCAAGGTCCCGGTGCAGATCCCGCAGAAGGTGATGGGGCGCGGGCGCATCCGGCAGGGGCAGAAGTCGTTCATCCCGCTTCGGCTGAACATGGCCGGCGTGATGCCGATCATCTTCGCCCAGTCGATCATGATCGTGCCGGCCACGATGGCGCAGTTCTGGCCGAACGTGGGGCCGATGCGGGCGCTGGCGGACGTGTTTGCAGTGAACACGTGGCCGTACCACCTGGCGTTCGCGCTGCTGATCATCTTCTTCACGTACTTCTACACCGCGATCATCTACAACCCGGTGGACATCGCGGAGAACCTGAAGAAGCAGGGCGCGTTCGTGCCGGGGATCAAGCCGGGCGCGAACACGGCCAAGTACATCGACCGTGTGATGACGCGCATCTCGCTTCCGGGCGCGCTCTTTCTGGCCGCCATCGCCATCATCCCGGCGGTGATCCTGCACTCGCTGGGCGTGACGGGGCTGAACCGCGTGCTTGGCGGTACGGGCCTCCTGATCGTGGTGGGCGTGGCGCTGGACACGGTGCAGCAGATGCAGCAGCACCTCCTGCTCCGCCGCTACGACGGCTTCATGAAGAAGGGGCGCGTCAAGTTCCGCGGACGGCAGCAGCGGTTTATCTGA
- the rplO gene encoding 50S ribosomal protein L15 — translation MADLSNLRAPEGSHRDTKRLGRGPGSGQGKTAGKGHKGSMARAGHSGPGGGKPGFEGGQMPLHRRLPKRGFTPLNRVEYQVVNLYQLEKLEEGSDVTPETLHAAGLVGHPRRPVKVLGTGDLTRKLNISAHRFSQSARQKIEGLGGTVQEIA, via the coding sequence ATGGCTGACCTCAGCAACCTGCGGGCGCCGGAAGGCTCGCACCGCGACACCAAGCGCCTGGGGCGCGGCCCCGGCAGCGGCCAGGGCAAGACGGCCGGCAAGGGGCACAAGGGCTCCATGGCCCGCGCCGGCCACTCGGGCCCCGGCGGCGGCAAGCCCGGCTTCGAAGGCGGCCAGATGCCGCTCCACCGCCGGCTCCCCAAGCGCGGCTTCACCCCGCTCAACCGGGTGGAGTACCAGGTGGTGAACCTGTACCAGCTGGAGAAGCTGGAAGAGGGCTCCGACGTGACGCCCGAGACGCTGCACGCGGCCGGGCTGGTGGGCCACCCGCGGCGCCCGGTGAAGGTGCTGGGCACGGGTGACCTCACCCGCAAGCTCAACATCTCGGCGCACCGCTTCAGCCAGAGCGCCCGTCAGAAGATCGAGGGGCTCGGCGGCACCGTCCAGGAGATCGCCTGA
- the rpmD gene encoding 50S ribosomal protein L30 codes for MAKILIKQVKSGVGAPSKHRATLQALGLKHQRSVVQDDNSAIRGMIFQVRHLVEVSEAPEGQVTNG; via the coding sequence GTGGCTAAGATCCTCATCAAGCAGGTCAAGAGCGGCGTAGGCGCGCCGAGCAAGCACCGCGCGACGCTGCAGGCGCTGGGGCTCAAGCACCAGCGCAGCGTCGTCCAGGACGACAACTCCGCGATCCGCGGCATGATCTTCCAGGTCCGCCACCTCGTAGAGGTGAGCGAGGCCCCCGAAGGGCAGGTGACCAATGGCTGA
- the rplR gene encoding 50S ribosomal protein L18, protein MAKRLRIKSRRDRRERRHRRVRAKVNGTQQRPRLVVYRSLNNVEGQVVDDVAGKTLVGLSTLNSDLRAQRAEQTKTEQSRAAGRALAERAKEMGITQVVFDRGGYLYHGRVKAFAEGAREGGLEF, encoded by the coding sequence ATGGCGAAGAGACTGCGCATCAAGTCGCGCCGGGACCGCCGCGAGCGGCGTCACCGCCGCGTACGCGCCAAGGTCAACGGCACGCAGCAGCGGCCGCGGCTGGTGGTGTACCGGTCGCTCAACAACGTCGAGGGGCAGGTGGTGGACGACGTGGCGGGGAAGACCCTGGTGGGCCTTTCCACACTGAACTCCGACCTCCGCGCCCAGCGCGCCGAGCAGACCAAGACCGAGCAGAGCCGGGCCGCGGGCCGCGCGCTCGCCGAGCGCGCCAAGGAGATGGGGATCACCCAGGTGGTCTTCGATCGCGGCGGCTACCTGTACCACGGCCGCGTCAAGGCCTTTGCCGAGGGCGCCCGCGAGGGCGGCCTCGAGTTCTGA
- the rplF gene encoding 50S ribosomal protein L6: MSRIGRRPIAIPSGVDVTIDGQHVRVKGPKGELARTLHREVIVRREEENILVERPSDAPTHRALHGLSRTLVANMVEGVTTGFTKTLEIVGVGYRAETKPFGLTLALGYSHPIDYKAPEGITLRAVNPTTVEISGSNKEVVGQVAAEIRSLRPPEPYKGKGVKYQGEVIRRKAGKAGGK, encoded by the coding sequence ATGTCGCGAATCGGAAGAAGGCCGATCGCCATCCCCAGCGGGGTGGACGTTACGATCGACGGGCAGCACGTGCGCGTGAAGGGCCCCAAGGGCGAGCTCGCCCGCACGCTGCACCGCGAGGTGATCGTGCGCCGCGAAGAGGAGAACATCCTGGTGGAGCGCCCCTCGGACGCGCCCACCCACCGCGCCCTGCACGGCCTCAGCCGCACGCTGGTGGCCAACATGGTGGAGGGCGTCACCACCGGCTTCACCAAGACGCTGGAGATCGTGGGCGTGGGCTACCGCGCGGAGACGAAGCCCTTCGGGCTGACGCTGGCGCTGGGCTACTCGCACCCGATCGACTACAAGGCGCCGGAGGGGATCACCCTGCGCGCCGTGAACCCCACCACCGTCGAGATCTCCGGGAGCAACAAGGAAGTCGTCGGCCAGGTGGCGGCCGAGATCCGCTCCCTCCGTCCCCCCGAGCCGTACAAGGGGAAGGGCGTGAAGTACCAGGGCGAGGTGATCCGCCGGAAGGCCGGGAAGGCGGGCGGCAAGTAA
- the rpsH gene encoding 30S ribosomal protein S8 — protein MMTDPIADMLTRIRNAGMARQRRVDMPVSKLKTEIARLLKDNAYIHDYKLLDDGKHGVLRLYLKYYQEQPIIRELKRVSKPGLRRYVGAEEIPRVRNGLGMAVLSTSRGVMTDREARAAKIGGELLAIVY, from the coding sequence ATGATGACCGACCCCATCGCCGACATGCTCACTCGTATCCGCAATGCGGGTATGGCGCGCCAGCGCCGAGTGGACATGCCGGTGTCGAAGCTGAAGACGGAGATCGCGCGGCTCCTCAAGGACAACGCGTACATCCACGACTACAAGCTGCTGGACGACGGCAAGCATGGCGTGCTTCGGCTTTACCTGAAGTACTACCAGGAGCAGCCGATCATCCGGGAGCTCAAGCGCGTCTCCAAGCCGGGGCTGCGCCGCTACGTGGGCGCGGAAGAGATTCCGCGGGTGCGCAACGGGCTGGGGATGGCCGTGCTCTCCACCTCGCGCGGGGTGATGACCGACCGCGAGGCCCGCGCCGCCAAGATCGGCGGCGAGCTCCTCGCCATCGTCTACTAA
- a CDS encoding type Z 30S ribosomal protein S14, producing MARKALIERNNGKQKFAVRHRNRCNRCGRPRAVLRKFGLCRICFRQMALAGEIPGVRKASW from the coding sequence ATGGCACGCAAGGCCCTGATCGAACGGAACAACGGCAAGCAGAAGTTCGCGGTACGCCACCGCAACCGGTGCAACCGGTGCGGGCGCCCGCGCGCTGTGCTGCGGAAGTTCGGGCTCTGCCGCATCTGCTTCCGGCAGATGGCGCTGGCCGGGGAGATCCCCGGGGTGCGCAAGGCGAGCTGGTAA
- the rplE gene encoding 50S ribosomal protein L5, with product MSTTENGAAARQKPRLQRYYEETARPKLRQDLGLTNVMQLPTLEKIVINVGLGEAPKNPKLLDAVVAELGQITGQKAVVTKAKKAISNFALREGSPIGAAVTLRRERMWEFLDRLINVAMPRIRDFRGVSTRSFDGRGNYTLGVKEQLIFPEINYDKVDKIHGMDITIVTSTNRDDLALALLRELGVPFRGETPVQVNAG from the coding sequence ATGTCGACGACCGAAAACGGCGCCGCCGCGCGCCAGAAGCCGCGCCTGCAGCGCTACTACGAAGAGACGGCGCGCCCTAAGCTCCGCCAGGACCTGGGGCTCACCAACGTGATGCAGCTTCCGACGCTCGAGAAGATCGTCATCAACGTGGGCCTGGGCGAGGCGCCCAAGAACCCCAAGCTGCTGGACGCGGTGGTGGCCGAGCTGGGCCAGATCACCGGCCAGAAGGCGGTGGTGACCAAGGCCAAGAAGGCCATCTCCAACTTCGCCCTGCGCGAGGGCTCGCCCATCGGCGCGGCGGTCACGCTGCGGCGCGAGCGGATGTGGGAGTTCCTGGACCGCCTGATCAACGTGGCGATGCCGCGTATCCGCGACTTCCGCGGCGTGTCTACCCGCTCGTTCGACGGGCGCGGCAACTACACGCTGGGCGTGAAGGAGCAGCTGATCTTTCCGGAGATCAACTACGACAAGGTGGACAAGATCCACGGGATGGACATCACGATCGTGACGTCCACCAACCGCGACGACCTGGCGCTGGCGCTGCTGCGCGAGCTGGGCGTGCCGTTCCGGGGCGAGACCCCGGTGCAGGTGAACGCGGGGTAA
- the rplX gene encoding 50S ribosomal protein L24 — protein sequence MKIRRGDRVKVIAGNHKDQEGVVLRVEPEKNRVVIQGVNMRKRHMKPSQASPEGGIVQFEAPVHVSNVMLLDPTTGEPTRVRSGVDADGKRQRVSVRSGNAIPRVLD from the coding sequence ATGAAGATCCGCCGCGGCGACCGCGTCAAGGTGATCGCGGGGAACCACAAGGACCAGGAAGGCGTGGTCCTGCGCGTGGAGCCCGAGAAGAACCGCGTGGTCATCCAGGGCGTGAACATGCGCAAGCGGCACATGAAGCCCTCGCAGGCCTCGCCGGAAGGCGGGATCGTGCAGTTCGAGGCGCCGGTGCACGTGTCGAACGTGATGCTGCTGGACCCCACCACGGGCGAGCCCACGCGGGTGCGCTCCGGGGTGGACGCCGACGGAAAGCGCCAGCGCGTCTCGGTGCGCTCGGGGAACGCGATTCCGCGGGTGCTGGACTGA